The following nucleotide sequence is from Bremerella alba.
GGCCACCATGTCCGGCTCGACACCTGCATGCGTGCCGATATCGCGGACGACCTTCTCCATGTCTTGTCCAGCTTTGACCCGAGTCAGAATAATCGGCAAATACGATTCGACCTGCTTCACAGTCCGCTTGCTCAGCAGACCCGTATCGTTCAGCTTTGGAGCTTCCCCCCTCTTCGGCTTCTTGAGCGGGGGGAGTTTGAACTCTGACATAGTAGATTCGCCGTCGACAGAAATGGTGATAACCTAGAACTTCTATCGTAACATGGCCGACTTAAGAAATCAGCTGACGCGGCGACATTTTCGTTAAGCTGCCCGGCGAACATCGTCCGCACGGCGTTCTGGATAGGCAAACCCAGTTTGCGAATCGTTCCAGCGGCGTAAAGCCACGGCTACCAAGTGCCCGCCAAATGCTACGGAAAGCTTCAATGCGTGCTGGATTTTCTGCTCACGCCCGACCAGAGGCACGCAATCCATATCGACCTCGGGGTCGATACTTCTAAGATTGGACGTCGGCGGGACGAAGCCATCACGAAGTGCTAGCGCCGTCATTGCCAATTCGATGCTGCCTGACGCGTTTAACGAGTGGCCGACCATAGACTTTATGCTGCTGGCACAAAGCCGATTGGTAAAAGGACCAAACGCGGCGCGAATCCCGCGAGCTTCGTTGACATCGTTTTGCTGCGTGCCGGTACCGTGGCAGTTAATGTAGTCGACATCACGCGGACCCAAGTCGCTCGACTTCAAGGTGATCCGCAAGAGACGCTCCAAAGCGTCGCTCTTCATATCGATACCAGTCATATGGTGCGCCTCGGCTAACATGCGACAACCAAGGACTTCCGAATAAATCTTCGCTCCACGAGAAAGGGCGTGGCTGAGCCGCTCGACCACAAACATTGCGGCCCCTTCCCCGATGACAAAACCGTTGCGGGTTTTATCAAATGGGCGGCATGCCCGTGTCGGATCGGCGTCGTCTGACAAGACGCGCATCTTACGAAAGCCGGCGACAAACAATGGATCGATGGCTTCTGCACTGCCAGCCAAGGCGATATCGCATTGACGGTCACGAATCGCACGTACCGCACAGCCGAGTTCGACCAAACCGCTGGCACAAGCTGTCGAGTGCGAAAGACGCGGACCTTCGAGACCAAATGTATGGGCTACATGATAGGACGGCGTGCAGGGAAAAAACTGCTCGTGAGGGAGCCCGCCGGCAACCGGCCAAGTTGCACCGGGAAGATCGAGGACATTGAAAATCGACCGAGCATCCCCCATGCCGGCACTTACTGCACAACCGAAACGTGTTCGATCCGTGTTACTCAAGTCAACTTGAGCGTCCTTGAGTGCTTCAGCGGCGGCGATCTCGTTGAGCGTGAGAATCTTCAACCGGGGCTCATAGCCTTCAGGCAGATCGACCGGGGCCCCCAGAACTAGATTGTCTTCAATGGGAGAAATGCCGGTCATTCGGCGAATTCCGCACGTTCCGCGCTGAATCGACGCCCAGGTCGACTCTCGGTCCTTTCCGACCGAGGTGATCAGTCCAATTCCGGTAATTACCACCGGATCTTTTGCGTCTTCTTTGGTCACGTTGCGTAGTCCAACCGCTTGAGTGCCATAGCCGCTCCGCCGCTTGATCTCCCTATCGAGCGGGCTGTCGAAGCCATCGTGTGGGAAAGTTACCCAATCCCGGTTTTCAGTTCCAGCTCAGTTTCTTGAGAAGGCGATATCGAGGAAATGCCCGAGGAAAACGCATATCTGGAAAGAATTGCCAAATTTCACTCAAGAAAGGTTGCCAAACGGCGAGCGCCGGGTAAACTCTTTGCTGTGGGAATTTGACCCACTGAAGATTAAAACACATAACTGATGTGGGAAACTAACCCAAAACTGCGTTTGGTGGTTTTCCTGAATGAAAACGAAAACGCATGGGGTCGGACGAGTTCATTCTCGGGGAATACAGCCGAACGCTGGATGACCGATTTCGGTTGTCGATTCCTACGCAGATAACCGACCTTATTTCGCCGAATGGGGACGACCTGATCCTGGTCAAAGAACGACCGGGATGTTTGAGCTTATGGAATGGGCCGCAGTGGCAAGGAAAGCTGGATGCCGGAGTGAACCTGGTTCACGCGAAGATCGCCGCCGGCAAACTGGAGAACAAAATTGCGGATGTCCAACTTTTGGGTCGACTACTTTCCACACGACAACGCAACGTCACGCTGGCTGGCAAAGGGAGATTGCTGATACCGGAGGGATTTCGGGAATTCTTGGGGGTCGAAGCCGGCGGAGAAGTCTTAATCGTCGGGGCCGCCGTGTGTGTCGAAATCTGGAAGCCCGAGGCTTGGCTCAACAATCTCGAAGAAAAAATGCCCGAGTTCCGATCGCTACTGGATCAACTCAGCGGCTAACACCAAATCACATGGAGTCACTTGTTTGCTAGGGAATTGATCGACCGTCGTTAACCCTGTTTTGTTCCGTCGACGACTCGGATCAATCACAAGATACCAGGGATGGCCTTTCAGGCATGGATGCCTACCTTTTAGATTCCCAAGCAAACTACGGCCCCGCGGTTGAGAATAGTCCACTCAACCGCGGGGCTTTTTTTGTGCGCAGACTTGGCGAGATTACCGGCGAAGAACTCTAGTCTTGATTCACAGCCACGTAGGCCATCCGCAGCTGGTGCAAAACGCTTTCGAGCGCAGCCTTCTCTTGGGGATCAAGATTTCCCTTGGTCTTTTCTTCCAGCACCGACAAGAAATCGATCATGTGCTTGGCGACCTCAGGCTGCTTGGCCGCTTTCCCAGTCGCCGGATCGGGGATATGCCCCATGGCCGAGAAGGCCTGGGTAGCAAGCATAGAAATCAAGAGCGTGAAATCAGCCGGTGGAAACTGCCCCATATCAGCGGAAGCAGGCGATTCCGGCTCTGGTTCTGGCGATTTCACAGGGGCTTCCGCCTCGGATTCCCCTTGAAGCTTCTCCTTCTCTTGGCGAACTTGGTCTTTCCAATCGCTATCGATTACGATTTTCTTTTCTGGATCTTGCTCGTCAGTCATCGCTTGACCTCGGGCCTCTCCCACTCAAGGGGAAAAGCTTGGATGGGGGATTCAAACTTAATGCTTAGGCTAATTGCCACTAAGCGTCCGCCGGCTCGGAAGAAGGCTTCGTTGATTGATTGTCCTTATTCGCTTCACGTCGTCGACGGGCAATGGCAGCCCCAACGAAGCCTGCAAACAGTGGGTGAGCCTGGATCGGCTTGCTCTTGAATTCCGGATGGAACTGAACCGCGACGAACCACGGATGCTCTTCGATTTCAAGAATTTCAACGAGCGAATTATCAGGCTTAAGCCCCGAAAACCGCAGACCGTGACTCTTGAACTGGTCGCGATACACGTTATTGAACTCGTAGCGATGACGATGCCGTTCGTTGATCTCCGCTTCCCCGTACGCTTCGTGGGCATAGGTGCCTTCCGCTAAGGAACAAGGCTGCGTGCCCAGTCGCATGGTGCCACCTTTGTCGGTGATATTCTTTTGCTCGTCCAGCAAACAAATCACCGGGTGAGGCGTGTGCTTGTCGAACTCGGTCGAATGCGCCCCTTCTAGTTTCACGACGTTACGGGCAAATTCGATGGCGGCACACTGCATCCCGAGACAGATCCCTAGGAATGGAATCCCTCGCTCACGCGCATATCGAATCGCGTCAACTTTCCCTTCGATACCACGTTCGCCGAAGCCACCAGGCACCAAGACTCCGTCAAACCCAGCCAGCATCCGCTCGGCACCTTCGGTTTCGAGCGTTTCGCTTTGAATGCGACCCACACGAATCTGCGACCGGTGCCCGATGCCAGCATGATCGATCGCTTCGTAGATCGACTTGTAGGCGTCTTTGTGCTCGGCGTACTTGCCCACGACCGCGATACTGATCTCGTGGTCGGGATAACGCAGCGTATGCAGAATCTCTTGCCAAGGCGTCAGGTCGATCGAGGAAACCTGCGGAAGCCCTAGCTTGCCGGCAATGAGATCATCCAAGTTGTTGTCGTGCAGACTGATCGGCACTTCGTAGATCGAGAAATCCTTGTCCTTCTCTTCGATCACGGCCTCGATCGGCACGTTGCAGAACAAAGCGATCTTCTCACGATCGTCCCGGCTCAAATTACGCTCGGTACGGCAGATCAAAATATCTGGCTGGATACCGATTTCGCGAAGCTGGCCGACAGAGTGCTGAGTCGGCTTGGTCTTCAGTTCCCCGGCCGCTTTCAGGTAAGGAACGAGCGTAAGGTGAATGAACAAACAGTTTTCACGACCAACCGTCTGGGGAAATTGGCGGATCGCCTCGAGAAACGGCTGACTTTCAATGTCACCCACCGTACCACCAATTTCGGTGATAATCACGTCGGCATCGTCGTCACCTAGCTTGCGAATCACCGATTTGATTTCGTCGGTAATGTGCGGGATGACCTGGACTGTCTTACCGAGAAATTCGCCGCGACGCTCTTTATTGATGACCGACATGTAGATCTGGCCGGTCGTGTAATTCGAGTCACGCGTCAACGGGCTGTTGGTGAAACGCTCGTAATGACCCAGGTCGAGGTCGGTCTCGCTTCCGTCATCCAGCACATAGACTTCGCCGTGCTGATACGGACTCATGGTTCCTGGGTCGACGTTGATATAAGGATCAAGCTTCTGCATCTTGACCTTAAGACCGCGCTGCTCAAGGAGCATCCCGACCGAGGCACTGGTCAGACCTTTACCAAGTGAACTAACAACACCGCCGGTAACGAAAATATGTTTTGCCATGAAGTTGCTTGGGCCCAGAGACCTTCCATGCATCGGAGCAGAAAGAAACATGCCGCGATACAACCCCCCAGGCTTGCTCTGAATTTAAAAATCCGAGCCACTAAAGCCACTTAACGCCCGACCACCGGGAATTAAATGAAACCTCATAGAAACCAAAGAAGTGCCGCTAGCGTGAAACCACTATCCTAGCGATTGCACATCTTTTTGACAAACGCCGCATAATCCTCGGGGGTATCGATTCCGATGCTTGGTTCGGCGATGGTCCCCACCAAAATGGTCTCCCCCATTTCAAGAACACGCAGTTGTTCGAGCTTTTCCAGCTGTTCGAGATCTGACGGCGGAGCGGTCGCCAATCTCAGTAGAAAGTCGCGACGGTAGGCATAGATGCCCAAATGTTGCAAAAAGGCAGGCTTTTCGGCATGTAGCACACTTTCGTAACCATCACGCACATGGGGGATAGGACTGCGGCTGAAATACAGGGCACGACCGTTATCCCCGCATACGACCTTCACGCACGCGGGATCCCGCAACTTTTCTAGCGATCGGATGGGGGTCGCGAGGGTTGCCATCGAGACATCCGGGTTTACCTCCAGCAGAAAGCGGACCCGTTCGATCGCCTCGGCAGTGATTTCGGGTTCGTCCCCTTGGACATTGATGAATATGTCGACATCAGGCCGAGCCCTGGCGACTTCCGCCACTCGATCGGTACCGCTCGCACATGATTCACTGGTCATCACCACGTCGCCGCCGAACGCGCCGACAGCATTTTCAATGGATTGATGATCTGTGGCCACGATCACTCCGCACGTTCCCTGGGCCTGGCAGGCAGCTTCGTAGGTGTGCTGAATGAGCGGCTTGCCGGTCTGAGATAATAAAAGCTTTTTGGGCAGTCGTGTTGATTGCAGCCGAGCAGGGATTACTACGAGACTGTTCAGAGCAAGAGCTACGGCACGTTCCATGGCCATCGGTCGAATCCATTCTATAGATGTATGTTGCGTGATCGGCACGCGAACGTTTCTTCAGCATAAGCGGTTTGGCCTGAAAAGATGAAGGGCAGTTCCCGCCGCCAACTTCAATCGATCTTCGTATTACCCCTCGACTTTGCTATGCTTTCCGGCGATAGCATTGACGAATTTATCTCACCAAGCCGAAGGGAAACGGGCCATGTGTGGCATTGTCGGATACGTCGGAGATCACCGAGCAGCAGACTTCCTGTTGGAAGGACTGCGGCGTCTGGAGTACCGCGGATACGATAGTGCAGGCATTGCGTCGGTAGATCGTAATTCCCATATTCACATCGTGAAAACGGCTGGCCGGATCGATTCTCTTGCCAACCGACTGGCTGAAGAGATGCCAGTAGGAACCACCGGCATCGGTCATACCCGCTGGGCCACGCATGGTCCCGCCACACAAACCAATGCCCATCCTCATGCCGGGCCGCATGGCGAAATCGTTGTGGTTCATAATGGGGTTATCGAAAACTATGCGTCGCTCAAGAATCAATTGCAACAAAAGGGATATCAGTTCAAAAGCGAAACCGACACAGAAGTGATCGTTTTCATGCTCGAAGATGGCTTCAAGCAACTTTCGATCCCACCAGGCCAAGCCGCCACCGATGAGGCCCTCGTGGGGTTGGTCCAGAAAGTCCTGGCCAAACTTCGCGGGACTTACGGTGTTGGTATCCTCTTCCGAAGTCGCCCCGACCTAATTATCGCCGCACGACTGGGCAGTCCTCTTGTGATCGGCGTATCGGAAGACGCCCACTTTCTGGCCAGTGATGCCTCTCCCCTGGTGGGCTTTACCGATAAGATCGTCTACCTGACCGATCATCAACTCGCGATTATCAAAGCCGACTCTCTGCAGATCGCTCACCGAGATCTGGGCGAAATCACACACAGCGTCGAGAAGCTCGAGATCGCATCCGGAGATGTCGAACTCGGCGACTTCGAGCACTACATGCTTAAGGAAATCTTCGAGCAGCCGCAGTCGATTGAAAACGCCATGCGGGGTCGCTTGAATCTCGACAACGCGACGGCCGTGTTCGGAGGACTGAACCTATCGTCCCAAGAGCTACGCGGAGTTGATCGAATTCTTCTTACCGCATGTGGAACCAGTTGGCACTCGGCAATGGTTGGGGAATACCTCATTGAAGAGCTGGCCAGAATTCCCGTGGAAGTGGAATATGCTTCGGAACTTCGCTATCGCAATCCACCGGTACCGCGTCGCACGTTGGTATTTGGCATTACCCAAAGTGGCGAGACAGCCGATACGCTTGCCGCCCTGCGAGAAATGAAACGCAAAGGCCATCCAACGCTGGCCATTTGCAACGTAGTGGGCAGCAGCATCGCCCAAGAATCTGACGGTGGGATCTATCTGCACGCAGGCCCGGAAGTCGGCGTGGCTTCGACCAAAGCCTATACGTCCCAACTCGTTGTTCTAGCGATGCTCGGGCTTTACTTCGGCCGACTCAATCACCTGAGCTTTGACCAGGGTTACCGCATCATCCGCGCATTACAGGCCCTTCCGGATGTGATTCGCAAAGCTTTGACCACCCAAGATCAGGCCCGAAAGGTCGCTGAAAAATATCAGGCCGCCAATAACTTCTTGTACTTAGGCCGCTATTTCAATTTCCCCACGGCCCTGGAAGGGGCGCTCAAGCTGAAAGAAATCAGCTATATCCACGCGGAAGGGTACCCAGCCGCGGAACTCAAACACGGACCGATTGCTTTGGTCGACGAGAATACCCCCAGCGTGTTCATCATGCCGCAGGGGGTCGTTTACGATAAAGTAATGAGCAACTTGCAAGAGATCAAAGCTCGCGGCGGCCCGGTGATTGCCATCGCCAGCGAAGACGATCACGAGATCGACAACTACGCCGACGACGTGATTCGCATTCCGACGGTGGAAGAGTTCCTACAGCCGATCGTCTCGATAATTCCGCTGCAATTTATTGCGTATCACATTGCCCTCTTGCGTGGCTGTGATGTCGACAAGCCGCGGAATTTGGCCAAGAGTGTGACCGTGGAATAGTTTACGGCATCCATTATTCAGGAAGCAGAACCTAGTCTGGCAGATCTACTAAACCTCTGCAGTCTTGGCCAACGGACTGCTTGAAATCGCACTTACGAGCAGCCCAAGCCAGCCAAGCAATAAAAACATCGCGCCCACAGACGCAAAGATCGCAAAAGTCGGCGCGTCCACTAAAGCAGCTATAGCCGTTCCGCATCCAAACAGCAGGGTCCCGCCGGTAAAGCCAATGCCTCCCATAATCTGCCCCCAGCCGGCAGTGGCAGAAAGGCCTAAAACCGCTAACGCGAGAGCATGAATGGCTATATATCGCAGACCATCTTGGTACCGCTGCCAGCGTTCTGCGCTTTCCTGCCGGTCGACGTTGCTAATTTCCATTACCGGTTGCCCTGGCGTCCCATTAGCTTGCAGCGGACCTGGAACCATGACGGCTTTCTCTTTCAGGGCGTCGCTGAATTTAATCTTTGCATAAGGCTCCCCAATGGGACCGCCAATTACGAGCACCATTCCGAACAGTGCCCCCGCGATAAGGTTGTATTTCGCCATATTATCGAATTTTCGAAATCGATCGTTATGAATGTGAAAAGCAACGAGGCTCGTCCAATCGAGAAGAACTACCGACGCCGCTTCATCTTGCTTGACAGCTCGAAGTTGACCTGTGCGTCTTCGTTCACAGAAGCCGATAATCCCGTGGGATCGGTGACGTAGGTCCAAGGAATGACCTTATTCTCTGATGTGAAGCCGGCGATCTTTACGTTCTTTTCGCCCGGGATACATTCCAACTCGTAATTTCCATCAATCACTTTGCCCGTAGCCACCAAATTGCTTCCGTCCGATGGGGAGAAAATCACGCTCCCATCATGAACGGGAACTCCATCGAGAGTGACCTGCCCGTTGATGGTGAATTTCAATGGTTCGCTCGAGCACCCGAATGTCATCATGGCACCAACGACTAAAAAGACGATTCCGCATCGCCCTACCAAGCTGCTTGAATTCATGGGTTCAATCCTTGCGAATATTTCGCGGTATGAATGAAAAATCGAATTACTATTTGGCGTAGTCTTCACTGACTATTTTGCCCCAAGAACATTTGCGCGCGATGAAGCAGAGTCCACCAAAACGGCAGGCGTATTCGCCTGCCGTTTTGGCAAACCTAGTATGCTTTATTACCTAGAAGGAGGTAATCACGTTGCCGTCCGCACGATTGGAGAGATTCTGCAGATTGGCCGTGTTGATCGTCTCTGGAAGGAAAGATACAGACCCATCGGCACGCGTAACCATCGCGCCGCCGGGGTGAGCACTTCGTAATGGATAGGCAGTCATTGCCCCAGGACTCACGGGT
It contains:
- a CDS encoding beta-ketoacyl-[acyl-carrier-protein] synthase family protein, with the translated sequence MTKEDAKDPVVITGIGLITSVGKDRESTWASIQRGTCGIRRMTGISPIEDNLVLGAPVDLPEGYEPRLKILTLNEIAAAEALKDAQVDLSNTDRTRFGCAVSAGMGDARSIFNVLDLPGATWPVAGGLPHEQFFPCTPSYHVAHTFGLEGPRLSHSTACASGLVELGCAVRAIRDRQCDIALAGSAEAIDPLFVAGFRKMRVLSDDADPTRACRPFDKTRNGFVIGEGAAMFVVERLSHALSRGAKIYSEVLGCRMLAEAHHMTGIDMKSDALERLLRITLKSSDLGPRDVDYINCHGTGTQQNDVNEARGIRAAFGPFTNRLCASSIKSMVGHSLNASGSIELAMTALALRDGFVPPTSNLRSIDPEVDMDCVPLVGREQKIQHALKLSVAFGGHLVAVALRRWNDSQTGFAYPERRADDVRRAA
- a CDS encoding division/cell wall cluster transcriptional repressor MraZ, with translation MGSDEFILGEYSRTLDDRFRLSIPTQITDLISPNGDDLILVKERPGCLSLWNGPQWQGKLDAGVNLVHAKIAAGKLENKIADVQLLGRLLSTRQRNVTLAGKGRLLIPEGFREFLGVEAGGEVLIVGAAVCVEIWKPEAWLNNLEEKMPEFRSLLDQLSG
- a CDS encoding DUF1844 domain-containing protein gives rise to the protein MTDEQDPEKKIVIDSDWKDQVRQEKEKLQGESEAEAPVKSPEPEPESPASADMGQFPPADFTLLISMLATQAFSAMGHIPDPATGKAAKQPEVAKHMIDFLSVLEEKTKGNLDPQEKAALESVLHQLRMAYVAVNQD
- a CDS encoding CTP synthase gives rise to the protein MAKHIFVTGGVVSSLGKGLTSASVGMLLEQRGLKVKMQKLDPYINVDPGTMSPYQHGEVYVLDDGSETDLDLGHYERFTNSPLTRDSNYTTGQIYMSVINKERRGEFLGKTVQVIPHITDEIKSVIRKLGDDDADVIITEIGGTVGDIESQPFLEAIRQFPQTVGRENCLFIHLTLVPYLKAAGELKTKPTQHSVGQLREIGIQPDILICRTERNLSRDDREKIALFCNVPIEAVIEEKDKDFSIYEVPISLHDNNLDDLIAGKLGLPQVSSIDLTPWQEILHTLRYPDHEISIAVVGKYAEHKDAYKSIYEAIDHAGIGHRSQIRVGRIQSETLETEGAERMLAGFDGVLVPGGFGERGIEGKVDAIRYARERGIPFLGICLGMQCAAIEFARNVVKLEGAHSTEFDKHTPHPVICLLDEQKNITDKGGTMRLGTQPCSLAEGTYAHEAYGEAEINERHRHRYEFNNVYRDQFKSHGLRFSGLKPDNSLVEILEIEEHPWFVAVQFHPEFKSKPIQAHPLFAGFVGAAIARRRREANKDNQSTKPSSEPADA
- the kdsB gene encoding 3-deoxy-manno-octulosonate cytidylyltransferase: MNSLVVIPARLQSTRLPKKLLLSQTGKPLIQHTYEAACQAQGTCGVIVATDHQSIENAVGAFGGDVVMTSESCASGTDRVAEVARARPDVDIFINVQGDEPEITAEAIERVRFLLEVNPDVSMATLATPIRSLEKLRDPACVKVVCGDNGRALYFSRSPIPHVRDGYESVLHAEKPAFLQHLGIYAYRRDFLLRLATAPPSDLEQLEKLEQLRVLEMGETILVGTIAEPSIGIDTPEDYAAFVKKMCNR
- the glmS gene encoding glutamine--fructose-6-phosphate transaminase (isomerizing); the encoded protein is MCGIVGYVGDHRAADFLLEGLRRLEYRGYDSAGIASVDRNSHIHIVKTAGRIDSLANRLAEEMPVGTTGIGHTRWATHGPATQTNAHPHAGPHGEIVVVHNGVIENYASLKNQLQQKGYQFKSETDTEVIVFMLEDGFKQLSIPPGQAATDEALVGLVQKVLAKLRGTYGVGILFRSRPDLIIAARLGSPLVIGVSEDAHFLASDASPLVGFTDKIVYLTDHQLAIIKADSLQIAHRDLGEITHSVEKLEIASGDVELGDFEHYMLKEIFEQPQSIENAMRGRLNLDNATAVFGGLNLSSQELRGVDRILLTACGTSWHSAMVGEYLIEELARIPVEVEYASELRYRNPPVPRRTLVFGITQSGETADTLAALREMKRKGHPTLAICNVVGSSIAQESDGGIYLHAGPEVGVASTKAYTSQLVVLAMLGLYFGRLNHLSFDQGYRIIRALQALPDVIRKALTTQDQARKVAEKYQAANNFLYLGRYFNFPTALEGALKLKEISYIHAEGYPAAELKHGPIALVDENTPSVFIMPQGVVYDKVMSNLQEIKARGGPVIAIASEDDHEIDNYADDVIRIPTVEEFLQPIVSIIPLQFIAYHIALLRGCDVDKPRNLAKSVTVE
- a CDS encoding DUF423 domain-containing protein, producing MAKYNLIAGALFGMVLVIGGPIGEPYAKIKFSDALKEKAVMVPGPLQANGTPGQPVMEISNVDRQESAERWQRYQDGLRYIAIHALALAVLGLSATAGWGQIMGGIGFTGGTLLFGCGTAIAALVDAPTFAIFASVGAMFLLLGWLGLLVSAISSSPLAKTAEV